The Streptomyces sp. NBC_01268 genome segment CCTCCCGCAGGACGCGGCCCTCCGGGAAGCCGCGCTCCACCAGGTAGTCCGCCATGGCGTGCGACTCCGGCAGCTCCTCGTCCGGGCCCTGCCCGCCGGAGGTGATGAGCACCGGTGTCCGGTCCACCTCGCGGCGCGCGGCGAGCACCTCGTACACCTCGCGGCCCCGGTCCAGACGGCTGGCGAGCAGGGGCGGCACCCGTCGGCCGCCGATCAGGCCCGAGCCGAGGACGACCACGTAGTCGGCGTCGCGGCGGATGCGCATCCTGCCGTACAGGAAGGCGTAGCCGATGAAGCAGAGGAAGAGGAAGGAGACGTACGCCAGGACCATCACCAGCGTGCCCGCGACGATGCCCAGGGGCTTCGAGCGGGTGATCACCGCGGCTGCCATCAGGGCGATGACGCCGAAGATGCCCAGGCCGGCCAGGAGCGAGAGCAGGTTGGCGGGGCTGCGGCCCTCCTTGCGGACCATCTTCACGCCGTTCGCGCACAGCAGCCCGGCGAGGACGAGCGGTCCGAGAGCCAGCACCAGCAGCAGGGTGACCATCACCGTCACGGAGACCGCGGGGTGGGTGTCGTCGAGCCCGGCGAGCAGACCGAGGCCGAAGAACGTGACGGCGAGGCCCAGGTACACCGCGTTGGAGAAGCGGCGCCGGTCGCGCAGCACACCGGCTCCGAACAGCAGCAGGAACACGGCGCACACGACGTAGGCGAACATGCGCTCATCGTAGACAGCGCCCCGGACAGCGCCCCCGATACCCGTGGTCGGACCGCGGTGCTGCCCGCGTACGGTCAAGGCTCGGCGACCAGCGCGTGCAGCCCGCGCCGCGCGCCCTCCTCGTACGCCCGGCGCAGTTCGCCGGCCGAGAGGTGCTCGCGCAGGGCCGACTCGCTGCGCTCGCGGGACGGCGAGCAGAAGCGCGCGGGCCGGTAGCCGTCCTCGTAGGCGGAGGAGCGCAGCAGGTCGGCCGCGCCCAGGAGGTGGGCCGCGGTGGTGGGGCGGCCGCGCAGGATCCGCATCTGGGCGAGGAGTTCCGCCGCGCAGGCCGCTCCGGAGACGCAGCCGATCCGCAGGTGCTCCCGCAGGGCGCGGGTGGCGCGCTCCGCGGCGCGGCCCGGCTCGCCGTCCCAGTAGTGCAGCTCGGCGCGCGCGTACTGGGCCCAGGCGTCGGCCCAGACGTCCCGCCCGGCCCAGCTGTGCACGTCGGCCCGGTCCAGGGCCTCCTGGGCTGCCTCCGGGTCGGTACGGACCCGGGCCAGGGCGAGGGCGGTCCAGCACAGCTGCCGGGTCGGGCCGAGGTCCGGGTACTCGGCGAGCTCCTCCAGGGCGTCGCGGAACTCGGCCGCGGCCGCCTCCGTACGGCCCTGGTACAGGGCGGTGGAGCCGCGCAGATGGGCCAGCATGGCCAGGCACTTGTCGTCGCCCTCCCGGACGGCCGCCGCCCAGGACTGCACGAGGAGCGGGTCGGCGTCCTCGGGGCGGCCGGCCTCCAGCTCCAGGTAGGCGGCGAGCCACAGGGCGCGGGCGGGAGCGGGGCCCGGGTGCAGGGCGAGGGCGTGGCGCAGCCGGGACCGGCCCTCGGCGACCCGGCCGCAGGCCACCCACAGGAACCACAGCGAGACGGCGATCTCGACGGCGGTGTCCGTCTCGG includes the following:
- a CDS encoding YdcF family protein is translated as MFAYVVCAVFLLLFGAGVLRDRRRFSNAVYLGLAVTFFGLGLLAGLDDTHPAVSVTVMVTLLLVLALGPLVLAGLLCANGVKMVRKEGRSPANLLSLLAGLGIFGVIALMAAAVITRSKPLGIVAGTLVMVLAYVSFLFLCFIGYAFLYGRMRIRRDADYVVVLGSGLIGGRRVPPLLASRLDRGREVYEVLAARREVDRTPVLITSGGQGPDEELPESHAMADYLVERGFPEGRVLREDRSRTTEENMLFSKSLMERDRPGSECVIVTNNFHAFRAALMARKAGVNGQVVGSPTAAYFWPSATIREFVAVFLQYRAVNLGICAALVCLGGVAWVVS